Proteins encoded together in one Pseudomonas sp. Seg1 window:
- a CDS encoding UvrD-helicase domain-containing protein, protein MPWFKRLAARFFGHGLTRLRAQHRASWLHGQADGFRSGHTAGVEYGYKEGKLEGLEEGRQVLLIRDSRSTEHRPPSIDNHLFDDWRLPLTPELKKRIKADVARLLPAQAQPSTAQWKMIFSETPSTSVVAGAGAGKSTTLVLRILLLTHYLGFELDSMTVVTFTRESRKDFINKLIELFALWGHALSLKQARELVRTFHSRILPMVRSLPGFERLQAFENLSHRAPGADEEVDSNPFDLRINDAQRQQLNACYHRLFTQDERFRQLIQPLSKAALQLKELERDHPDVQKRMAVTELAAKRDEELCDVIEDLWFRAGAWPIKGIEPNRQTFEINGAKFHGHGYIPSLDAWVVLGFDPRENPQLNRPNAKLSVRAEWAVKRTLFQAFCRKPLIWLDSYDSSKRVLATLAGDASAGPGFDYKVKGELASAPLLDCFVAAAGFIENLGLDVPDAVGRMSFAKDDPDRFFFEALSLFWRALEDHLLDQKPPVMTYNRMFALFSEHSPENLKLLSDELLRPMSHLMIDEFQDVSPQIVSWIRASLIEIRSRGPAMHVGRGAQRSSLLCVGDDWQSIYGWRGSSPSYFMEFTKEFPSPSTTRVMLSDNYRSHQHIIDAAEHIVRAAPAIPGKKAKASGEPKTLQPVNVLERDDQALGQRLADHYRRGHSILMLYRKSSDKSLIEEHIQSVVNVDSSLPYEARRIKQLTYHSAKGLQADAVFLLGDCQHLTSSPYKNQVYRMAGLGKSGDSEPYDSAQKDEILRLAYVGITRAVSHCYWYVEPQDVQAVNMPRASDRVPRGKPFFADHRPEKKMA, encoded by the coding sequence ATGCCATGGTTCAAGCGCCTGGCCGCACGCTTCTTCGGCCACGGTTTGACTCGTTTGCGTGCTCAGCATCGCGCGTCCTGGCTGCATGGTCAGGCTGACGGCTTTCGCAGCGGGCACACGGCAGGTGTCGAGTACGGCTACAAAGAGGGCAAGCTCGAAGGTCTGGAAGAAGGCCGGCAGGTATTGTTGATTCGCGACAGCCGCAGCACCGAGCATCGTCCGCCGAGCATCGATAATCACTTGTTCGATGACTGGCGTCTGCCGCTGACGCCTGAATTGAAGAAACGCATAAAAGCCGATGTCGCCCGTTTACTGCCCGCACAGGCTCAGCCGAGCACCGCGCAGTGGAAGATGATTTTCAGCGAGACACCTTCGACCTCTGTAGTGGCCGGTGCCGGAGCGGGCAAGTCGACCACGCTGGTGTTGCGGATTCTGTTGCTGACCCATTATCTGGGTTTTGAGCTTGATTCGATGACCGTGGTGACATTTACCCGCGAGTCGCGCAAGGATTTCATCAATAAACTGATCGAGCTGTTCGCGCTCTGGGGCCATGCGTTGAGCTTGAAACAGGCGCGCGAGCTGGTGCGGACCTTTCACTCGCGCATCCTGCCGATGGTCCGCAGCCTGCCGGGTTTCGAACGTTTGCAGGCGTTTGAAAACCTCAGCCATCGCGCGCCGGGTGCTGACGAGGAGGTCGATAGCAATCCGTTCGATCTGCGCATCAATGACGCTCAACGCCAACAGCTCAACGCCTGCTATCACCGTTTATTCACTCAGGACGAGCGCTTCCGCCAGTTGATTCAGCCGCTGTCCAAGGCAGCCTTGCAGCTCAAGGAGCTGGAGCGTGATCACCCGGATGTGCAAAAGCGCATGGCAGTCACCGAACTCGCTGCCAAGCGCGACGAAGAACTCTGCGACGTCATCGAAGATCTGTGGTTTCGCGCCGGTGCCTGGCCGATCAAGGGCATTGAGCCGAACCGGCAGACTTTCGAGATCAATGGCGCGAAATTCCACGGTCATGGTTACATTCCCAGCCTCGACGCTTGGGTGGTGCTCGGTTTCGATCCACGAGAAAACCCGCAGCTCAATCGGCCCAATGCCAAGCTTTCCGTACGCGCGGAGTGGGCCGTAAAGCGCACCCTGTTTCAAGCTTTCTGTCGTAAGCCTTTGATATGGCTGGATAGTTACGATTCTTCAAAACGCGTACTGGCCACTCTGGCGGGTGATGCCAGTGCAGGCCCGGGCTTCGATTACAAGGTCAAAGGCGAACTGGCGTCAGCGCCTTTGCTCGACTGTTTTGTTGCCGCCGCTGGCTTCATCGAGAACCTGGGTCTGGATGTACCCGACGCCGTCGGCCGTATGAGCTTCGCCAAGGATGACCCAGACCGGTTTTTCTTCGAGGCCTTAAGTCTGTTCTGGCGCGCACTGGAAGATCATCTGCTCGACCAGAAACCACCGGTAATGACCTATAACCGCATGTTTGCGCTGTTCAGCGAGCATTCACCGGAAAACCTCAAGTTGCTCAGCGATGAGCTGCTGCGACCGATGTCGCACCTGATGATCGATGAATTCCAGGACGTTTCGCCACAGATCGTCTCGTGGATTCGCGCCAGTCTCATCGAAATTCGTAGTCGTGGGCCGGCCATGCATGTCGGCCGGGGTGCGCAGCGTTCGTCGCTGCTGTGCGTGGGCGATGACTGGCAGTCGATTTATGGCTGGCGCGGCAGTTCGCCGAGTTATTTCATGGAGTTCACCAAGGAATTCCCGTCGCCGAGCACTACGCGGGTCATGCTCAGCGACAACTATCGCAGTCATCAACACATTATCGACGCGGCCGAACATATAGTGCGGGCAGCACCGGCGATTCCCGGGAAGAAGGCCAAAGCCAGCGGCGAACCGAAAACGTTACAGCCCGTCAACGTGCTGGAGCGTGACGACCAAGCCTTGGGGCAGCGTCTCGCCGATCACTACCGACGGGGCCACTCAATCTTGATGCTTTATCGAAAAAGCAGCGATAAGTCATTGATTGAAGAGCATATTCAGTCTGTAGTTAATGTTGATTCGAGCTTGCCGTACGAAGCCCGACGCATCAAACAGTTGACCTATCACAGCGCCAAGGGCTTGCAGGCTGACGCGGTGTTTCTCCTCGGTGACTGCCAGCACCTGACCAGTTCGCCGTACAAGAATCAGGTCTATCGCATGGCCGGGTTGGGTAAAAGCGGCGACAGCGAGCCCTACGATAGCGCCCAGAAGGATGAAATTCTGCGCCTGGCCTACGTCGGCATTACCCGCGCAGTCAGTCATTGTTACTGGTACGTCGAGCCGCAGGATGTGCAGGCGGTGAACATGCCTCGGGCGTCCGATCGGGTGCCAAGGGGCAAGCCGTTCTTCGCCGATCACCGACCCGAAAAGAAGATGGCATGA
- a CDS encoding nuclear transport factor 2 family protein translates to MHADDDGPDQTQATAATVMRYHLSWKHRDLDSVMALYHPDIQYNDFFQNRVLGLDELREYVRVSMPRESDEALEHCDRIRVDGNTAFIQYEVTLRGGDGLVSFRSSEAITVKDGLIWRVNEYASLVRAQSGDNEKASQRPAVSRLGLSPRQLSFMAEDLQQYFERQQPYLDPELDLQRVAKECGYSRNQISYLLNQVLGQSFYRYVNQARLQHLLKSLDAATPPVRIDELAFAAGFNSLSAFYSCFRQHTGQSPKAYVKQISLRTRAQDIP, encoded by the coding sequence ATGCACGCCGACGATGACGGCCCAGACCAGACCCAGGCCACGGCTGCCACGGTCATGCGCTATCACTTGAGCTGGAAACACCGCGACCTCGACAGCGTCATGGCGCTGTACCACCCGGATATCCAGTACAACGATTTCTTCCAGAACCGCGTGCTCGGTCTCGACGAGTTGCGCGAGTACGTGCGGGTCAGCATGCCGAGGGAATCCGACGAAGCGCTCGAGCATTGCGACCGGATCCGCGTGGACGGCAACACCGCGTTCATTCAATACGAAGTGACGCTACGCGGTGGTGACGGGCTGGTGTCGTTCCGCTCCAGTGAGGCAATCACCGTCAAGGACGGGCTGATCTGGCGAGTTAACGAATACGCCTCGCTGGTTCGCGCGCAAAGTGGCGACAACGAGAAAGCCAGCCAGCGCCCGGCGGTCAGTCGTCTGGGCCTGTCGCCGCGCCAATTGAGCTTTATGGCCGAGGACTTGCAGCAATATTTCGAACGACAGCAACCGTATCTCGATCCCGAGCTCGACCTGCAACGGGTGGCGAAGGAGTGTGGGTACAGCCGCAATCAGATTTCCTACCTGCTCAATCAGGTGCTGGGGCAGAGCTTCTATCGCTACGTCAATCAGGCGCGCCTGCAGCATTTGCTCAAATCCCTCGACGCGGCGACGCCGCCCGTGCGTATCGATGAGCTGGCCTTCGCGGCCGGGTTCAATTCGCTGTCGGCGTTTTACAGCTGTTTCCGTCAGCACACCGGGCAGTCGCCGAAGGCCTACGTCAAACAAATTTCTTTGCGGACACGCGCGCAAGACATTCCCTGA
- the pgm gene encoding phosphoglucomutase (alpha-D-glucose-1,6-bisphosphate-dependent), which translates to MTLSPFAGKPAPAELLVDIPRLVTAYYTGQPDASISTQRVAFGTSGHRGSSFDLSFNEWHVLAISQAICLYREAQGITGPLFVGIDTHALSTPAGASALEVLAANGVTVMIAEGDEYTPTPAISHAILCYNRGRTSGLADGIVITPSHNPPQSGGYKYNPTNGGPADTHITKWIEAKANELLANKLAGVKRISYEQALKASTTHRHDYVNSYVADLINVIDFDAIRDAKLHLGVDPLGGAGVRYWSAIAEHYRLDLDVVNKEVDSTFRFMTVDWDGQIRMDPSSSHAMQGLIGLKERFDVAFACDPDHDRHGIVTPSGGLLAPNNYLAVSIDYLFQNRPQWRADAAVGKTVVSSGLIDRVAKRLGRRLYEVPVGFKWFADGLFDGSLGFGGEESAGASFLRKDGGVWSTDKDGLIPALLAAEMTARTGRDPSQAYRALTDELGEPFSVRVDAKANPEQKALLSKLSPAQVTSTELAGEKIQTILSHAPGNDQAIGGLKVMTENGWFAARPSGTEDIYKIYAESFISDDHLKQLVAEAQTLVDGAISTK; encoded by the coding sequence ATGACTCTCAGTCCTTTTGCGGGCAAACCGGCACCGGCAGAATTGTTGGTCGATATCCCGCGACTGGTAACGGCTTATTACACCGGCCAGCCCGACGCTTCCATTTCCACGCAGCGCGTGGCGTTCGGCACTTCCGGTCACCGCGGCAGTTCCTTCGACTTGAGTTTCAATGAATGGCACGTTCTGGCCATCAGCCAGGCAATTTGCCTGTACCGTGAAGCCCAGGGAATTACCGGCCCACTGTTCGTCGGCATCGACACCCACGCGCTGTCGACGCCGGCCGGAGCCAGCGCTCTGGAAGTCCTGGCGGCCAACGGCGTGACCGTGATGATCGCTGAAGGTGATGAATACACGCCGACACCTGCTATTTCCCATGCCATTCTCTGCTACAACCGCGGCCGTACCTCGGGCCTGGCCGATGGCATCGTCATCACGCCGTCGCACAACCCGCCGCAAAGTGGCGGCTACAAATACAACCCGACCAATGGCGGCCCCGCCGACACCCACATCACCAAGTGGATCGAAGCCAAGGCCAACGAGCTGCTGGCCAACAAACTGGCGGGTGTTAAACGCATCAGCTACGAGCAAGCGCTCAAGGCCAGCACGACTCATCGCCACGACTACGTGAATTCTTACGTTGCCGATCTGATCAACGTGATCGATTTCGATGCCATTCGTGATGCCAAACTGCATCTGGGCGTTGACCCGTTGGGTGGAGCAGGGGTGCGTTACTGGTCGGCTATCGCTGAGCACTATCGTCTGGACCTGGACGTGGTGAACAAGGAAGTCGATTCGACTTTCCGCTTCATGACCGTTGATTGGGATGGTCAGATTCGCATGGACCCATCGTCCAGCCATGCAATGCAAGGCTTGATCGGCCTGAAAGAGCGTTTCGATGTCGCGTTTGCCTGCGACCCGGATCACGATCGCCATGGCATCGTCACGCCATCCGGTGGCTTGCTCGCGCCGAACAACTATCTGGCGGTGTCCATCGACTACCTGTTCCAGAACCGTCCGCAATGGCGTGCCGATGCGGCCGTGGGTAAAACCGTGGTCAGCAGTGGCTTGATCGATCGCGTTGCCAAGCGTCTGGGGCGTCGCCTGTATGAAGTGCCGGTCGGCTTCAAATGGTTTGCTGACGGTCTGTTCGACGGCTCGTTGGGTTTTGGTGGCGAGGAGAGCGCTGGCGCATCGTTCCTGCGCAAGGATGGCGGCGTATGGAGCACCGACAAGGACGGACTGATCCCGGCATTGCTCGCTGCTGAAATGACCGCGCGCACCGGTCGCGACCCAAGCCAGGCCTATCGCGCCCTGACGGACGAACTGGGCGAGCCGTTCTCGGTGCGTGTTGATGCCAAGGCCAACCCGGAACAGAAAGCGCTGCTGAGCAAGCTGTCGCCGGCGCAGGTCACCTCGACCGAACTGGCAGGCGAGAAGATTCAGACCATTCTCAGCCATGCACCGGGCAATGACCAAGCGATTGGCGGTTTGAAAGTGATGACCGAAAACGGCTGGTTTGCAGCACGTCCTTCGGGCACCGAAGACATTTACAAGATTTACGCCGAAAGCTTCATCAGCGACGACCACCTCAAGCAACTGGTGGCCGAAGCGCAAACCCTGGTGGATGGTGCTATCAGCACTAAATAA
- a CDS encoding FAD-dependent oxidoreductase, with translation MPAWRTISLWMDQLDEPLIARPALERDLDVDVAIIGAGYTGLWTAYYLKKHAPGLDIAIIEAQTAGFGASGRNGGWLMGNLLGEDRLLAGLSPEQRRASFDLLHSIPDEVEVVLEREGIDCDYRKGGVLYCAARYPEQEASLREYLAKLHAQGLTDDDYRWLSPEQLAQQIRVAKPYGGIYAPHVATIHPAKLVRALARTVQGMGVKIYENSPVTHWQSGSLRTAKASVRSRWIVPAVEGYSVTLPPLGRYQLPVQSLIVATEPLSAATWDEIGLNRGQAFSEFSRQVTYGQRSADNRLIFGARGGYQFAGQLRHNFDLTRDEVELRRYLFGELFPQLKNVQITHAWGGNLGMSRHFKPHMLCDRANGIALSGGYGGEGVGASNLGGRTLADLILERDSELVNQPWVLPDGGIHALRAWEPEPCRWLGYNAIIKSFVHEDQTLANPATAPWRRKLASQVAGFMEGFMH, from the coding sequence ATGCCAGCATGGCGCACTATCAGTTTATGGATGGACCAACTCGACGAGCCGCTGATCGCGCGGCCCGCGCTTGAGCGGGATCTGGACGTCGATGTGGCGATCATCGGCGCCGGTTACACCGGGCTGTGGACGGCGTACTACCTGAAGAAACATGCCCCAGGCCTGGATATCGCCATCATCGAGGCGCAAACCGCCGGGTTCGGCGCCTCAGGTCGTAACGGCGGTTGGCTGATGGGCAACCTGCTCGGCGAGGATCGTTTGCTTGCCGGGTTGTCTCCGGAACAGCGCCGCGCTTCGTTTGACCTGCTGCACAGCATCCCCGATGAAGTGGAAGTCGTCCTCGAGCGCGAAGGCATTGACTGCGACTACCGCAAGGGCGGCGTCCTGTACTGCGCGGCACGTTACCCGGAGCAAGAAGCCAGCCTGCGTGAATACCTGGCCAAGCTGCATGCCCAAGGCCTGACCGACGACGATTACCGCTGGCTCAGCCCCGAGCAGCTGGCGCAGCAGATCCGCGTCGCCAAACCCTACGGCGGCATCTATGCGCCGCATGTGGCGACCATTCACCCGGCCAAACTGGTACGTGCTCTGGCGCGCACCGTGCAAGGCATGGGCGTGAAAATCTACGAAAACAGCCCGGTCACCCATTGGCAGTCGGGTAGCTTGCGTACGGCCAAGGCCAGTGTGCGCAGTCGCTGGATCGTTCCGGCAGTTGAAGGGTATTCGGTGACATTGCCGCCCTTGGGTCGCTATCAGTTGCCGGTGCAAAGCCTGATCGTCGCCACCGAGCCACTGTCTGCCGCCACTTGGGATGAGATCGGCCTCAATCGCGGCCAGGCCTTCAGTGAATTCAGCCGCCAGGTCACTTACGGCCAGCGCAGCGCCGACAACCGTTTGATCTTCGGCGCACGTGGCGGTTATCAGTTTGCCGGCCAGTTGCGCCACAACTTCGACCTGACCCGTGATGAGGTCGAGCTACGCCGCTATCTGTTCGGCGAACTGTTTCCGCAACTGAAAAATGTGCAGATCACTCACGCCTGGGGCGGCAACCTCGGCATGTCCCGACACTTCAAGCCGCACATGCTCTGCGACCGTGCCAATGGCATCGCGTTGTCCGGCGGTTATGGCGGGGAGGGTGTCGGTGCCAGCAACCTCGGCGGCCGCACCCTGGCGGATCTGATTCTTGAACGCGACAGCGAATTGGTTAACCAGCCCTGGGTGCTGCCCGACGGCGGCATTCACGCTCTGCGCGCCTGGGAGCCGGAGCCGTGTCGCTGGCTCGGTTACAACGCGATCATCAAAAGCTTCGTCCATGAAGACCAGACCCTGGCCAACCCGGCGACCGCGCCATGGCGGCGCAAACTCGCCAGCCAAGTGGCCGGTTTCATGGAAGGTTTCATGCATTGA
- a CDS encoding polyamine ABC transporter substrate-binding protein produces MIRKTLALAPLMLAVSLAQAAETVKVYNWSDYIAPDTTKNFEKETGVGVTYDVYDSNETLDGKLMTGKSGYDVVFPSNHFMARQIQGGALKKLDKSQLPNWKNLNPVLLKALQTNDPGNEHGFPYLWGSTGIGYNIAKVKAVLGDDAPVDSWDLIFKPEYMEKLQKCGVAILDNGPELLPAALNYLGLPHHSKNPEDYKKAEALLMKVRPYVSYFHSSKYTSDLANGDICVAVGFSGDILQAENRAKEAKNGVDIGYAIPREGAAIWFDMVAMPADAPDEKAGYAFMNYLLRPDVMAGISNYVHYANGNEQADSLIDPAIKNDTKVYPSPEMMGKLFALEAMPLNIDRIRTRVWNKIRTGS; encoded by the coding sequence ATGATCCGCAAGACCCTCGCTCTGGCACCGCTGATGCTCGCCGTTTCCCTTGCTCAGGCCGCGGAAACGGTCAAGGTTTACAACTGGTCCGACTACATCGCGCCGGACACCACCAAGAACTTCGAGAAAGAAACCGGCGTCGGTGTCACCTATGACGTGTACGACAGCAACGAAACTCTCGACGGCAAGTTGATGACCGGTAAATCCGGTTACGACGTGGTGTTCCCGTCCAACCACTTCATGGCCCGGCAGATTCAGGGCGGGGCGCTGAAAAAGCTCGACAAGAGCCAGTTGCCGAACTGGAAGAACCTCAACCCGGTGCTGCTCAAAGCCTTGCAAACCAACGATCCGGGCAACGAACACGGCTTCCCGTATCTGTGGGGCAGCACCGGCATCGGCTACAACATCGCCAAGGTCAAAGCGGTGCTGGGCGATGACGCGCCGGTCGACTCCTGGGACCTGATCTTCAAACCCGAATACATGGAAAAGCTGCAGAAGTGCGGCGTGGCGATCCTCGACAATGGTCCGGAATTGCTCCCCGCAGCGCTCAATTACCTGGGCCTGCCGCATCACAGCAAGAATCCCGAGGATTATAAAAAGGCTGAAGCACTGCTGATGAAAGTCCGGCCGTACGTCAGCTACTTCCATTCCTCGAAATACACCAGTGACCTGGCCAATGGCGACATCTGCGTGGCGGTCGGCTTCTCCGGCGACATCCTGCAAGCCGAGAACCGCGCCAAGGAAGCAAAAAACGGCGTCGACATCGGCTACGCGATTCCCAGGGAAGGCGCGGCTATCTGGTTCGACATGGTTGCCATGCCCGCTGATGCACCGGACGAAAAGGCCGGCTATGCGTTCATGAACTACCTGCTGCGCCCGGACGTGATGGCGGGCATCAGTAACTACGTGCACTACGCCAACGGCAACGAACAAGCCGACAGCCTGATCGACCCGGCGATCAAGAACGACACCAAGGTGTACCCGAGCCCGGAGATGATGGGCAAGCTGTTCGCGCTGGAAGCGATGCCGCTGAATATCGACCGGATTCGTACGCGGGTATGGAACAAGATTCGCACCGGTAGTTGA
- a CDS encoding DUF1652 domain-containing protein — MNKGSSKVTFPNACQLMRWHFHPMGFEATMDAPGSMIARLFDRASGETMIAIAGIPCATVMNAADVERIIEAVEDELEAFIPPISLRSYA; from the coding sequence ATGAACAAAGGGTCAAGCAAAGTCACGTTCCCCAATGCATGCCAGCTGATGCGTTGGCATTTTCATCCCATGGGTTTCGAAGCAACGATGGACGCACCGGGCAGCATGATCGCCCGCCTGTTTGATCGCGCCAGTGGCGAAACCATGATCGCCATCGCCGGCATCCCGTGCGCCACGGTGATGAATGCAGCGGACGTCGAGCGAATTATCGAGGCTGTGGAGGATGAGCTGGAAGCATTCATTCCTCCAATCTCTCTTAGAAGTTACGCATAA
- a CDS encoding cupin domain-containing protein, whose amino-acid sequence MSITQFKNTATLQLDESNPVAVPLGEPVAIASTTSVERDDGVETGVWECTPGRWRRQITAQEFCHFISGRCTFTPDGGGETLHIQGGDALMLPANTLGIWDIQETVRKSYVLIF is encoded by the coding sequence ATGAGCATCACCCAGTTCAAAAACACCGCCACGCTCCAGCTCGACGAGTCCAATCCGGTCGCCGTGCCCCTCGGCGAACCTGTCGCCATTGCCTCGACCACCAGCGTCGAGCGCGACGACGGCGTAGAAACCGGCGTCTGGGAATGCACCCCCGGCCGCTGGCGTCGGCAGATTACCGCGCAGGAGTTCTGCCATTTCATCTCCGGACGCTGCACGTTCACCCCCGACGGTGGTGGCGAAACCCTGCACATACAAGGTGGCGACGCACTGATGTTGCCGGCCAACACGCTCGGTATCTGGGATATCCAGGAAACCGTGCGCAAGAGCTACGTGCTGATTTTCTGA
- a CDS encoding pirin family protein: MLELRPFSSLGGAHHGWLDAHHHFSFAEYYDPQRMNWGNLRVWNDDVIAPGTGFPQHPHRDMEIITYVREGAITHQDNLGNKGRTEAGDVQVMSAGTGIAHSEYNLEAQDTRIFQIWILPTETGAPPSWGAKPFPKGQREGFVTLASGKDGDDQSLRIRADARLVAANIKAGETAEYQLEPGRRAYLVPATGVIEVNGLQAQARDGVAIAHEQVLTVTALEDSEIVLVDLA, from the coding sequence ATGCTTGAACTCAGACCTTTCAGCTCGCTGGGCGGCGCCCATCATGGCTGGTTGGATGCCCATCACCATTTTTCGTTCGCCGAGTATTACGACCCGCAACGCATGAACTGGGGCAACCTGCGGGTCTGGAATGACGATGTGATTGCCCCCGGCACCGGTTTCCCGCAGCACCCGCATCGCGACATGGAGATCATCACATATGTGCGTGAAGGCGCGATTACCCATCAGGACAATCTCGGCAACAAGGGCCGTACCGAAGCGGGCGACGTACAAGTGATGAGCGCCGGCACCGGCATTGCTCACAGCGAATACAACCTGGAGGCGCAGGACACGAGGATTTTCCAGATATGGATTCTACCGACCGAAACCGGCGCCCCGCCGTCATGGGGTGCGAAACCCTTTCCGAAAGGTCAGCGCGAAGGCTTTGTGACCCTCGCCAGCGGCAAGGACGGCGACGATCAAAGCCTGCGGATCCGCGCCGATGCACGCTTGGTCGCGGCGAACATCAAGGCTGGAGAAACAGCCGAATACCAACTGGAGCCGGGCCGTCGTGCGTATCTGGTGCCGGCGACAGGTGTCATTGAAGTCAACGGCTTGCAGGCACAAGCTCGAGACGGCGTGGCGATTGCGCATGAACAGGTATTGACGGTCACGGCGCTTGAAGACAGTGAGATTGTCCTGGTGGATCTCGCCTGA